CTTGCTGCGCGCAATCACGGATCTCCCATTCGCAGATAAACTGACACTCCCATTGCAGAAGGGCGGCGCTGCCCCGAAACCTTCACAACCGCCTGCTTCCCAACCTCGTTACGAGAGCAAGCCCCCTCCGCCAGTCCCGCGCGACGATTATCACCGTCCCGATCCCCGGAACGACCACCGCCGGCCGAGCCCCAACGCCATGTACGGCGTCagctctcctcctccgacgGGCGGCCCGCGTCCTACTGCCCAACACCGACCCCCACCCAACTCGAGACCGCCCCCGTCTCCTGCCCCTGATGCCTCTGCCGATGGCGCTGACCCGACTCTCCTGCCCCTCTTTCGAGCCGTCGATAAGGATGGTAAGAAGTGCTGCTATTTGTAGCTGTCCAAGACCCGCCCGACTGATGGGACTACACAGGTACCGGCCAGCTTTCCGAGCGCGAACTGTCCACCGccctcgtcaacggcgactGGACCGCTTTCGACCCGCAAACGGTGCGCATGATGATCCGCATGTTTGACTCCGACCGCAGCGGCACCATCGGTTTCGCTGAGTTCTGCGGGCTTTGGTCCTTCCTCGCCTCGTGGCGCACCCTCTTTGACCGTTTCGACGCCGACCGCTCCGGTAATATCTCGCTCCCCGAGTTCAGCAACGCACTCATCGCCTTCCGCTACCGCCTGAGCcccggcttcgtcgagctcCTCTTCCGGACGTATGACAAGCGCGGTGAGGGCGTCATGTCCTTCGACCTCTTCGTTCAGGCTTGCATTTCACTCAAGCGCATGACGGACGTGTTCAAGaagtacgacgacgacagggACGGTTACATCACACTGAGCTTCGAGGACTTCTTGACGGAGATTCTCAAGCAGCTCAAGTAGGCTTGGGCGAGAAAGTAGACTGGAGCACAACGAAGCTGTGGTTGTGCGGTGGGTTTCACAAGAGTGCGGAGATGGGCCCGAGATGAGACAGCATACTCGGATATGGCCGTCTATGACGAGAGGAGGTATGCTTCGTTTTGCATGGGAGGTTTAGATACCCCGGGTAGATGGGTGCAGATAGTGGAGGGAGGATCTTTGGTATTGAAGAATGGCACCCTTTGCACGATGGGTTGTCGGTCTCATGGTATCTGAGTCGCATGATACGGAATTTCATCTGGAAAAGAGCAAAACTTGCAGATTCCACAACTCCACTCCGACTTGAATGGGCTTGAAGCCTAGCGTCAGGGCTTGTATTCATGATGATGGCGGTGGATGGTGTGTGTAGCTCCTGGATTCTGCCGATTCAGTTTGTTTCTACGTCCGTTGATAGCCAGGAATTAGGGGCAAAGGGACGATACAGATCATGGGGCAAAACCATCAGTGTCCAGCCTCTCAGTCTGTGCCCTCTTATCCGTCTCAGACCACGAAAAGACTCAAAAGATGAGAGCAACGATGAAGGGCAACTGTCTTGCTATGGCTCCCAACTTGCATGGTTAAAGACAACGTCATGTCAGGACCTACTGGACTTGATTAGGCTAGCGGTGCTTGAGGTGTATGGCTGCGTCACAATCTGTTGTTTTAACAGTGGTTGCTATGCTGGTTGCTATGCGTTCACTCTGCATCGGCAGCTTCCAGGGTGCATGTGTACCCTTCCATGCATAGCGAAAGCAGGACAAGGGAGGCATTAAGTTGGTTAACAAGAACTCAGGAGAGCAGTGTACACGCGGCCTTAACCCCATCAACTTGACACAGTTTGGTATTTGTGATCAGAACACGCAAGGAATTCCAACCAGACGTGATGGAAGGTAGACTGTTCAGAGTAACTGAACTGGAACACCACTCCTGAATCCTTACCTAAGGTAAAACACGCTTTGTGTTTTATAACAGAAGTGCAAGCTTGAATCAGCTTCATCGAGCGTGAACAAACTCTATCAGTCTACATTCGTCCTTAGAACCATGATCAATGTCTAAGAGAGATAGACAATCGTACATCCTGACGTATAGGAGGCACCCTCACCGGCCACCCTCTGCCTCCGGTTCTATCTCGTGTCGCCCTGCCGTTATCGTAATAGGTTGGCAAGATCTCAGGAGCAAAGTTAGCTGCGGGTGTAGAGCTTCATCTGCAGTGAGCGCGTTATCAGAGGGAATAACGCAGGTGAGCATCCGCCACACACCCAGAAAAAGTAAGCTGATGGCAGAGTTACCATTTCATGCCCAGGCACAGATGGATACGCTCTGGCCTGAACAGTTTGACTACGAGGCGATCAACACCCCAGTTCCTCTGAAAAGGACATGTTTGCAGGTGCAATTCATAATGCAGGAAGCTGAGCCGAAGACCCGACATCGAGATTCGCGAGGATGAGTAGAGGAAACAGCTTGAGATCTAGTATTGCTGTGCAGTCATCATTATCAATGGTATTATTCAGTGGTCGTACTATGGCTCCTTGGGTGAACGTAGCCTGGTCAGTACGTTCTTATTCCAAGGTATCAACCGTATCCCAATTCTTGGAGAACATCGCCGTCCTGGGCAGACATTACCAGTCTTATTAGTGAGAAACAAACAAGCCGAGTTTTTTCCTTCTTGGTCCTCCGTTCGTCAACACGCATCATATCGTATCTCAGGGTGCTCATCCCAGACGTTTTTCGTTCCCAACTCCCATCTCCAGCCCCTTTGTTGCACAAGCAGGGGAGAAAGGGCTTTTTACAAGCCATAAACCCCCACGTGGAACATAACACACAACGAAAAACACGACTGGGTCATGGACGAGGTCCATACTTGGCTGTAGTGTTAACCGGCGTCAACCCCCGCCCCCTTGCTCGGCCTCTCAGCTTCCTCTCGTCCTCTAGCACCTTGCCGGCCGAAGGTAGTACCCGCGCCCCAGGCTCGACATTCCATACACCCTCGCCTGTCATTGCAACTTCCTCGCCTACCCCAAGGACAAGAACCTCCGTTCCCTTTCCATCCTTCTCCTTATCACCGGCCTTCTCACGACCAGTACGTTTGTCGCCGCGCCTCTTGCCAGACTGAGACGGGCCGGCAATTTGCTTCTGCGTGTATCTCTTTGTCCTCAGCATCCTCGTTACCAGTCCCCTGACGTCCTTGTCGCCATCGTGGGTGCTGACCCACGCCTTGGCCCCAagcgctgccgccgtctccTGGCCCGCCGGCATACCGGTCGAGATATTTCCACCAAGCCACCACGGGTTCGACACCGTGTCGAAGCAGTGCAAGAGAGCGGTCAGAGGCAGCGCCGCTTCAGCCTTGAGATGAGTGCTGGCGTACTTCTCGAGGCAGCGATACGAAATACCGTGGGGGGAGAAGATGACCGAGACGGCTCTGTCACGGGCATCCAGGGCCGGCACGACGGAGGCCCCGGAGCGGACGGAACTTAGGGACCTGCTGCTTGGTGTCTCGGGGGGTGTTGGAAGGCTGAGGTACGCAGGCGCGTTTTTAGGCTTTTGGTGTGGCACCATCGAGACCTGGGGCGTGATAAGACGGGACTGTTGCGGTGTTGGCGTCTCCGGGGGCGTCAGGAGATGGGTGAACCTGggccatgtcggcggcggccggtatgtgatgccgacggcggcgtgtAAGCCCTTGAAGTCCCTGCGTTGCGGGATGAAGGCAACCGATACCTCTCCAGGCTCGCCGCCGGGCGTGAACGGGGGCACCTTCACCCTGACCACGGAGTGCTTTCCCGTTGTATGCGGGTCTTCCCATCGTGGAATCGTATGCACCTTGTCCTTGTTGAAGTAATTCCAACTCCGGATCACTTTCGCAGCTGCGGGTTCCGCCAATATCAGCGTCTTTGTCCCAGCGGCCGGTAGCTGTCGGAGTGTTGCTTCGTTGCAGTGGTCGCTCTTGTGCTggctgatgatgacgagATCAGGTTCCGGCAGGTGTTGTAGAGAGCAAACGCACGGGTACTCCTTATGCGTTGCGGTCGAGAGTATAGAATGGAATATGGTGGATGGTCCTGTGATCCATGGATCCATCAGGATCCGGAACGGCCTTGTGGTGACACCCGGAATTGGTTCGGGGACGATAGGTTCAAAAGTTAGAAGGAACGAGGCATCAGCATTGAGCTGCTTCACAGTCAACGCCATGGCCCGGTCTCATTAACCAAGTGACGAAAGAGTATATAGATGGTACGAGCAACCAACCGCCGGATGATGATTCGAGGATGATAGCCAGCCGAGGAGCAATCTCGTGTTGTTACTGGAACACGGTCAAGCAGGGTCAAGAAGGCAAGTCAACTAGATATGGTCCATATGGCGACGGCAGTTCCTGGGGTCAAGGGGCGCGTCGGCACGCATCTCTGGGGATAACCGCCGTGAACGATTGGACGCGGAGAAGGCCTTCAGGGAAACGCGAGACGAGTTCAGGATACTTTCCCTGGTCCAGATTAGAAACATGGTCCCTGTAACGCCAATCCTGGAGGCTACGATCGCGTCGATGAGGAGGCCAGAGCATCGCGGTCGGATCCTTCAACAAGTCAGCAGCCCCAAGGGCAGGTGAACGCGAGGTGCTCAGACTTCCGAGAGCCAAACAGCAGTTAGTAATATGACGGCCACTACAGGTGAATGGCCGACAAAGTGTGCAAATGAGGTTGCCAAGTTCAGTCAAGGTCGGAGGCTGAAACTCTAGAGGCTGTGCCACTCTCAGAACTAGGAACCCGGAATGTGCCCCTTGCACATCTATCCCGAAGAGACCATCTCGCCAGTTCAAACCAGTCAGGCGGGGGCCCTTCGTCGATGCCCCGACTCCCCCCCTGAAGTTTGTCGCCTGTCACTGGCCATCGGTGCGCGCCGAAGCATTCGATTAttctcgagcttcttggcaAACAAGGCCCATCTCAAACGTCCGCGCACTACGCCCCGAGTACTGATCAACGAGAAAGCTGTGGCAAGTCTGTTTGGGATTTTGGAGATGGACGGCTTTGATTGGAGCAAGTGAATATCGGATGATATCAACACCACAAATCTAGGGCGGGGGCTATCTAAGCTGAGTCGATCTGCCAGTTGATAAGATGGCAGCTGGCCGCCACCATTGTCGAAGATTGTCATGACAATGGTAACACGATGACGAGGCCACGAGTGTCGAGCAACTCATGCAAGCCTGATGACCAGAATGCAGCGGCTCCAGTGGTGCTGGCTGCCGCCCCCCTTCCAAACCAGGCAAGGGATAGCCCGTTGCAACATGTGCCTGCCGAGCTATTCGGGCCAAAAAACACAGCCATTTCGGGCGGTGGACTGAAGTTACATATCTTTCCGAACTCGAAAGTTGTGGTTGAACGGAGCTTCATGACGTCGAAGTAGAGCTTCGTCCGCAACcaggaggggagggaagacgCAACCGATCCCAGGAGAGCAAATCACACGATTCAGTGGCCCATGGAGATGTATCCTGACGGCGGACTTTCCGCCGTGCTGAACAACGTTCCGGCTTGTTCTGCAACCTGTTTGAAGTAGTCTCCAACTGCGAATTGAATCCAGCCAGGGCCATGCTGTGCTTTGGAGGACGAGACGAGTGAGTCGAACAGGGGCTTGAAGGTGTGTTGGGGCTGTTTGAGGTGCTGCCGCTCTTGCACTGTGATTTGTGTGCCGCCAAAGACGGGCGCACCACAGTGCTTGTACTTAAAGTGTACGGGGTTCTTCTGACTTGCAGCTGGCCGTCATCGTTATCCCTGAGATTTAGTCAAGCATTTGGATGCAGCGACGGTGATGAGGTTAGGAGGCCACGACAACAGTCGCAAACGCAGACGCAGCCGGTGTCCCCGACAAGACAGTGACTGACCGCCATGTCTCGGAAGACAGGGAGCCAGACGGGATTAGAGCCTTGAGGACGGTTGTCGGGTAGGCGAGAAGCTAGTGGGGTGGTTGAAACGAAGCCAGCATGTGACAGGCACAAGAAATGGTGGCACACCCTCCTGTCCCTCTCAAATCCGAAATCTCACCTTACTACCTCACGTCCTCCTATTACTGCCGGAGAACAGAAGAAAATGGCGTGAAATTTGGGGGCACTGTGAGCTAACTGCAACAATGCCAAAGATCTCGGACGAGTTTTTATGTTGTCAAAAAGACTAGCAAAGGCTACTGAATAAAAAAATACGAGGAGAATCAGGCCCGGAGCGGTCGTCCGTTGGGAGTGTGACTAGCAAGCGAGTCTTTTGCGTCCCTCCCTATGCTGCGGTCCGGTTCTTGTAAGGCCTCTGAAGAGTCGAGGGACGAAACAAACCGATCGAAGAACGAAAGGTGTCCCAAGAACTACTACATCTCGATGCCTCTGTGGAAATGCAGCTTCTGATAGTTCGGTTGCTTGGTGCATCTTGTGCTAGAACCCCTTGGAGTGAGTGAGCTTTATCGTCGAAGCTGCCCCTGGCTAGGTTGGTGGAGGGTTTTTCTTATCAGCAGGGGGCAGTTGAGCTCTTGTTCATGAGCTTATCCCCCACATCCTTCTGgtactacctacctacctggaGGGGGCGTCTGCACAGGGCGGTGACGCTGGGCGTATCGCAGCAGGCCGCTGGGCACGGCATCAGCTCGCAGGTCCGTTCCTCAGACTCCGGGCAGGCGGCAAAAGAGGCAGAAAGGCGGGGTCGATTCACCGCTTTCTTCATTTCTTTTTGACGACGCCAAGCTTGAGCTCGTTGCTCTCGATGAGGTTGGTCTCCTTCTGGACCATCTCGGCATTCGTGAAACCATTTGGACTGCTGCGGCAAGGTACCTCAAGCAGGGTAGCCAAAGTACCTTTGCAGCAGCCGCCAGCGGTATAGGGGAGGCGTTCGTGTAACGTTTCGTAGGTCGTCACGAGATGGATACCTCCCGATTTGGTCCGATTTGAGGGTCTCGACTCGTCCGTCTTTCGAAGAGCTTGCATGGTATCCGTGTCTATGTATGCATCAATCAGTTGAATGactctgtatccgtacccaTAGACGAGTCGAGATTGATGTGCAAATAATTCAGGGACCAATCATTGCTTCTTTCTTGGAGAAATCAATTATATAAAAAAAGCAGAAGGCGTGATCCCAGCCAAAGCAGGGTGATGTCACTTTGGTATTACAAGAGGTACTGATAAATATCCGCTTTTCTGCGAGTGTTGACTTATTTTTAATCAATGTATAATTCTTTGCTCCCTTCCTGCCAGTAGGCCAGGGGGGTCCAGGGGCGTGGGAGTGGCAAAAGGAacaaagggggggggggggagagagagagaaaaaaaaaagaaggaaaaaaagagagaacCAGGAATGGAATGCAATCGGTTGCGCAGCTCGTCAAGTCGTTGATTTCTTTGCTGCTTAGCGCTGACTAGCTATCCGCAGTACTGCATAGATGGCCCGTAGGCCTATTTGAGTGAGCTGAGACATGGTCTGTTGTTGTAAACTCAAGAGAGAACtcgcgagaaggagagaagcCGAGAGTGATGGGGGCGCAAGGGCGGCATCTGAGCAGGGCTGGGTGCTCGGACTGGAGCTCTCTTCTTTGAGCAGATGCCGCCTCGGTGAAAAGCCGTGGTTTCGGGTTGTTCACTGGCAGCTTTGGCTTATTGCCAATGAGGTTGGTTTGGGGAGCAAGGGATCAAGTGGAGCGGCTCCGACTTCCAATTTTTGGTCTGATGCAGGACTGCAGCATCTGGTTCTGGAGCCGGTCCGTCTTGGAGTCGCATCCCCCCGTCCGTCTCTCTTTCCAGACCCCTCCTCTTTTTCGTTCTGCTGCATAGCAGTCAAATCTGCCGAGTGGTGATAGGCCGAGGTCAATATTGAACGCGAAGGAACTGGACCCTCGTGCCGAAAGTGGAGACCTTTCCTGGCACATCAGATACGTACTTTCAAACAGCTACCTACTTAAAATGTGGTCGCCACCCAATCTGAGGAGCGGAAGATGGAGAAACGAAGAGGAAAAGCACAGCACGAGGAGAATGGTTGGTCGGAGAGAGTGGTGATAGGCACAAGCGCAGGTCGAGTTCGAGTATCTAAAGTGTCGCTTCTCCCGCTTGATGACATGGTAGCCTGCGGGCAAGCAGGGTAGCTTACTAAAACGAGGCAAGTTGACGTGCTGAAGAGTAACCCCCCTGGAGCCCTGCCGAATCCTAGCATCTCAACATCACAGGAGCATCGCAAAGCaagggaagagaaagaacGATGAAGAAAAACGGACGGTACTAGCCCTTGAAGCAGCTGTTCTGCAGCTGGGCAGACGCCCCCAACACCCCGTCGATacaccacgacgacgacgttaTCCGCTTACATCCGTATCCACGTAGTGATCCACATCCACGCATCGTGCTCTTCCCTCCAGTGTTCTCCCCTGTCTCTGGCTTCCCACCCCGTCAAACCCGCTCTTCCACTCCGCTCGTGGAACAGACGATTCGGCGCCAGTGTCCACGGGTCGGGGGTAAGTTCTCCACTAATGCGTGCCATGGAGGCGCTGCAGACGCTACAGACACCACGGGGCTGCAGAGGCTCCAAGGTTCATGTCTgcaaaaaagaagagaaaaaaatTAACCCACCTTCCACCGATCAAGGTAAAGCAAGGGGCCCTGCATGCGCTGGGCGTTGTCTTTCGTGTCCTCGGGCTGCATGGTGCCGACTCGACAACAGCTATGGAATCGACAagcaacaacaaaaaaaaaaaaaaaaaaagagggaaaaaaaggcGTGCGTAACCTCGTGCTGCTGGTCCGTGTTCCAGTTCTCAATGCCCAACGGCTGCCCCGATCATGCCTTTCCTTGCCGAGGACCGTTCATCGCTTTTATCCCGGAGATTTGGGTTGGGACTCCTCATCTTGGTGTGGCAATGCCGTCACGGAGCAGTAAAATTAGCCTGACACTGCTCAAGTCAACCAAGCAAGCAACTACCTTACCAAAGGTGGTCGACCAAGTCATGCATGAAGCCAAGCTGTCGAGCTGCGCATTTGCGCGCTTCTTGGCCACGGCGGAAAGAAAGATTGAAAGCTTCACCTCGCTTAAGGCGCCCTGCCTTACGCACAAAGCCATTCGCTTCAACGGAGGGGGCAAATGGTGGAAGCTCGCTCTTACTGCTGCGGTGTGAGCTACACTCACTATGCTTTACTGTAGCTTGGCCCTTACCTGTCAGCTGGGATGTCCAACGTGACGACCAGCAAGCGGGGATCCAATGGCAGGCGGGTGTACATGACCGAGGCCATGGACATGTCCAATCTGTGGAGGTGACAATCGGGCCAGGGGTCCAGCTCCGCTGTTCTGTGCTGGCGGAAAGCAGACGCAGGAGGACCGAGGGAGGAGAGTAACGAATACCTAGGCCTATGCAAGCGACAGGAGCCGCAGCAGACGTAAGACATGATAGGAGCCGCGCAGCAAAGCAAAGACGCATCGCTGGCGACAGGGCCGAGGCTTGAATTTGCAAAACAGAGCAGAATGGTGGTCCCGTGGAAGTATGAAGTTCGGACAGACCAGGCTTGGGCGGTCAGAAAGGCAAGGCAGGAGGAGAGACAGAGCAGTGACAATGACAGAGGCAAAAGGCAGAATCAAGAGCTCCCCTGCAATGCAGCAGGCCCCTTTCTCTTCCAACCACTCGCAAGCTCCGAAGAGAAAGGGCAAAGCAGGCGTGCTCCACCTTCTgcccaggtacctacctacttaggTTGATCCGTTCacccctcttcttcctctaGTTTGGCTTGCActttcttctcccctccctcatGCTCCTTCTGTtccacccaccaccccccttcctccATTCCTTCCCTGTCGTCCTTTTCgatcctttttttcttcttttcccccctcgCAGCATCCGTACCTGTAGTCGACCTGCCTTGGCTCGAATCTTGCCTGGCTTACACACACGCCCCTCCTTTATCGATATTCGTTCCTTCCCTTTGGCCCTGGGATCAACCAACCCAATGTGCCAACCCACCAGAGACactccgtctcctcgatcGAGTCATTCATGTTGTCAGTCGACGTCAACCAATTGACTGGTTTATGACCTCGGCGGGTCTACCTACCGaccttttttccttcttttctttcgcTCTACCTTTATCCGTACACCAAGTAGAATAGACCTTGCTATTGCTGACCCCGAGCTTTCGGATTGCTGGCCTGCTATTggaagatgacgaggccgacgccgccttGTACCTCGAATAAGCACCAAACCGGTCATctgtggtgtggtgtgtgttgtgtgtgtgtgtgtgtgtgt
This sequence is a window from Colletotrichum higginsianum IMI 349063 chromosome 8, whole genome shotgun sequence. Protein-coding genes within it:
- a CDS encoding Calcium binding modulator protein produces the protein MYGVSSPPPTGGPRPTAQHRPPPNSRPPPSPAPDASADGADPTLLPLFRAVDKDGTGQLSERELSTALVNGDWTAFDPQTVRMMIRMFDSDRSGTIGFAEFCGLWSFLASWRTLFDRFDADRSGNISLPEFSNALIAFRYRLSPGFVELLFRTYDKRGEGVMSFDLFVQACISLKRMTDVFKKYDDDRDGYITLSFEDFLTEILKQLK